Proteins encoded within one genomic window of Chlorobaculum sp. MV4-Y:
- the bluB gene encoding 5,6-dimethylbenzimidazole synthase produces MTITTSEREALYKVIYSRRDVRGQFLPDPVPEAVLRRVLDAAHHAPSVGFMQPWDFVVVRDLVVREQIKEGFEIAHAEAANMFEGEKREQYRGFKLEGILEAPVGICVTCDRTRSGEVVIGRTANPEMDLYSSVCAVQNLWLAARAENLGVGWVSIIHHDRVREALGIPEHIVPVAWLCIGYVSFFHETPELEQAGWLPRLALDDLVHQEQW; encoded by the coding sequence ATGACTATCACTACTTCCGAGCGCGAAGCGCTCTATAAAGTTATCTACAGCCGACGCGACGTGCGGGGGCAGTTTTTGCCCGATCCGGTGCCGGAAGCGGTGCTCCGCCGGGTGCTCGACGCGGCGCACCACGCGCCGAGCGTGGGCTTCATGCAGCCGTGGGACTTCGTCGTCGTCCGCGACCTTGTCGTCCGCGAGCAGATCAAGGAGGGCTTCGAGATCGCCCATGCCGAAGCCGCCAACATGTTCGAGGGCGAGAAGCGTGAGCAGTATCGAGGCTTCAAGCTCGAAGGAATTCTCGAAGCGCCGGTTGGGATTTGCGTCACCTGCGACCGGACGCGCAGCGGCGAGGTGGTGATCGGGCGCACGGCCAATCCCGAAATGGATCTCTACAGCTCGGTCTGCGCCGTGCAGAATCTCTGGCTCGCCGCGCGGGCGGAGAATCTCGGCGTCGGCTGGGTGAGCATTATCCATCACGACCGCGTCCGCGAGGCGCTCGGCATTCCCGAACACATCGTGCCGGTGGCGTGGCTCTGCATCGGCTACGTGAGCTTTTTCCACGAAACGCCGGAGCTGGAGCAGGCCGGCTGGCTGCCGCGCCTTGCGCTCGACGACCTCGTCCATCAGGAGCAATGGTGA
- a CDS encoding cobyric acid synthase, producing the protein MVTITATPMTNIAVLGTASDAGKSIVATALCRIFRNAGIDVAPFKAQNMSNNSGVTPDGFEMGRAQIVQAQAARVAPHADMNPVLLKPNTDTGAQVVLQGRVCTDKTAREYFGDTRRWAEAAFESLDRLMARHEMIVLEGAGSCAEMNLYERDFVNFKSARRAGAAVILVADIDRGGVFAQVAGTLAVIPSEDRALVKGVIVNRFRGDKSLFEDGAKMLESMTGVPVLGVIPYFRGFIIDAEDAVPLSSVVDPKRDPSPEKIGIAAIYFPHISNFTDLSPLEQDPCVELHYLHHPRPLDSYKALVLPGSKNVRGDLEWLERMGWRERIEAFRTKGGVIVGLCGGYQMLGASITDSHGVEGAPGASAGLAMLSVETVLEREKALCNSIGKLAGTSCSVSGYEIHMGRTTLEAGASPLVEVTERNGVATDDFDGAKSEDGRVMGTYFHGFFDRPELRAWFLSQLDSGYEPAAVSSATDPFELLAAHFAENLDLDALFAIAGIEREKV; encoded by the coding sequence ATGGTGACAATTACCGCAACGCCCATGACCAACATCGCCGTACTTGGCACCGCTTCGGACGCGGGCAAGAGCATCGTCGCCACCGCGCTCTGCCGCATCTTCCGCAACGCGGGCATCGATGTCGCGCCGTTCAAGGCGCAGAACATGTCGAACAACTCCGGCGTCACGCCCGACGGCTTCGAGATGGGGCGGGCGCAGATCGTGCAGGCGCAGGCAGCGCGTGTCGCGCCTCACGCCGACATGAACCCTGTGCTGCTCAAACCCAACACCGACACCGGCGCGCAGGTCGTTTTGCAGGGGCGCGTTTGCACCGACAAGACGGCCCGCGAGTACTTTGGCGACACGCGGCGCTGGGCGGAGGCGGCCTTCGAGAGCCTCGACCGCCTCATGGCGCGGCACGAGATGATCGTGCTCGAAGGGGCCGGATCGTGCGCCGAGATGAACCTCTACGAACGCGATTTTGTCAACTTCAAGAGCGCTCGCCGCGCCGGAGCTGCGGTGATTCTCGTGGCCGACATCGATCGCGGTGGCGTGTTCGCGCAGGTCGCGGGCACGCTCGCGGTGATTCCTTCAGAGGATCGGGCGCTCGTCAAGGGCGTCATTGTCAACCGCTTCCGGGGTGATAAATCACTTTTCGAGGACGGCGCAAAAATGCTCGAATCGATGACCGGTGTACCGGTGCTTGGCGTGATTCCCTACTTCCGGGGCTTCATCATCGACGCCGAAGACGCCGTGCCGCTTTCCTCGGTGGTCGATCCGAAGCGTGATCCGTCCCCTGAAAAGATCGGCATCGCAGCGATCTACTTCCCGCACATTTCCAACTTCACCGACCTTTCGCCGCTGGAGCAGGATCCGTGCGTCGAGCTGCACTACCTGCACCATCCGAGGCCGCTCGACAGCTATAAAGCGCTCGTGCTGCCCGGCTCGAAGAATGTGCGCGGCGACCTCGAATGGCTCGAACGGATGGGGTGGCGAGAGCGGATCGAAGCGTTCCGAACGAAGGGTGGCGTGATCGTCGGACTTTGCGGCGGCTACCAGATGCTCGGCGCCTCCATCACTGATTCGCACGGCGTCGAGGGCGCTCCGGGCGCGAGCGCGGGTCTGGCGATGTTGTCGGTCGAGACGGTGCTGGAACGCGAAAAGGCGCTCTGCAACAGCATCGGCAAGCTTGCCGGAACCTCTTGCTCTGTAAGCGGTTACGAGATTCATATGGGGCGTACGACGCTCGAAGCGGGCGCGTCGCCGCTCGTCGAGGTGACGGAGCGCAACGGCGTCGCGACCGACGATTTCGACGGTGCGAAGAGCGAGGATGGGCGTGTGATGGGCACCTACTTCCACGGCTTTTTTGACCGGCCCGAACTCCGCGCCTGGTTCCTGAGTCAGCTCGACAGCGGCTACGAACCCGCCGCCGTGTCCAGCGCCACCGATCCGTTCGAGCTGCTCGCCGCGCACTTCGCGGAGAATCTCGATCTCGACGCGCTTTTCGCCATCGCCGGAATCGAAAGGGAGAAGGTATGA
- the cobD gene encoding threonine-phosphate decarboxylase CobD — protein MNRDHLLAHRHGDRTGKLAKGGVLDFSVNLAPVEPPIRELSTSIPLAPYPTMDGRGVRDFYAARFGLDPDCVLATNGAIEGIYLAPRALGLRRVLIPQPSFFDYGRACRLVGAEVVPLALNEADGFAFPGIDALSTALAGCDAMIAGSPNNPTGTLIPKEKLFALACRFPDKTFIIDEAFIQFTEAFPMNSLMPEIRAFRNIVVIYSLTKFYAIAGLRLGAIVAHPTTIRQLYGYKEPWTVNAVAEHVAGQLLYCRDYEREVCAIVAEGRQQISDSLAQNSAITLYGGLANFFFASVNDGVSFDALLGFLAERGILVRDCRNFEGVSPTFFRFCIRASDENRRLISALNDFSKSSQNAKTAVREAVR, from the coding sequence ATGAACCGCGATCATTTGCTGGCGCACCGCCACGGCGACCGCACGGGTAAGCTGGCGAAAGGCGGAGTGCTCGACTTCAGCGTGAACCTCGCGCCTGTCGAGCCGCCCATCCGGGAACTCTCCACGTCCATCCCGCTCGCCCCTTATCCCACGATGGACGGGCGCGGTGTCCGCGATTTTTATGCCGCCCGCTTCGGCCTCGATCCAGATTGCGTACTTGCGACCAACGGCGCTATTGAAGGCATCTACCTCGCGCCGCGAGCGCTCGGCCTGCGGCGAGTGCTGATTCCGCAGCCCTCGTTCTTCGACTACGGACGCGCCTGCCGACTCGTCGGAGCGGAGGTCGTCCCGCTTGCGTTGAACGAGGCCGACGGCTTCGCCTTCCCCGGCATAGACGCTCTGTCCACGGCGCTTGCGGGGTGCGACGCGATGATTGCCGGGAGTCCGAACAACCCGACCGGCACGCTGATTCCGAAGGAGAAGTTGTTCGCGCTGGCCTGCCGTTTTCCCGACAAGACTTTCATCATCGACGAGGCGTTCATTCAGTTCACGGAGGCGTTTCCGATGAACTCGCTCATGCCGGAAATTCGCGCGTTTCGGAACATCGTGGTGATCTATTCGCTCACCAAATTTTATGCCATCGCCGGGCTGCGGCTCGGCGCCATCGTAGCGCACCCGACGACGATCCGCCAGCTCTACGGGTACAAAGAACCGTGGACGGTCAACGCCGTTGCAGAGCACGTCGCCGGGCAACTGCTGTACTGCCGCGACTACGAGCGGGAGGTTTGCGCCATCGTGGCTGAAGGTCGCCAGCAGATTTCGGACAGCCTCGCCCAGAACTCCGCGATCACGCTTTACGGTGGTTTGGCCAACTTCTTTTTTGCATCAGTGAACGATGGCGTCAGCTTCGATGCGCTGCTCGGCTTTCTCGCCGAGCGCGGGATTCTCGTGCGGGACTGCCGGAATTTCGAGGGCGTTTCGCCCACCTTTTTCCGTTTCTGCATTCGCGCGTCCGACGAAAACCGGCGTCTCATTTCAGCTCTGAACGACTTCTCCAAGTCGTCCCAAAACGCGAAAACCGCTGTTCGGGAGGCTGTACGATGA
- the cbiB gene encoding adenosylcobinamide-phosphate synthase CbiB — translation MTFLLMPSAFLLDLLFGDPQWFPHPVRLVGKLASSTEELFRGMSFLPLRMAGALTAATVIMATVVTVLALVVAAFLLHPFAGVVVSVLLLYFAIAPRDLYDHASAVRDALRAGDLELARRKVAMMVGRDTSSLDDEGVARAAVESVAENTSDGVTAPLFYGILFGPAGAWLYKASNTLDSMFGYRNERYREFGWASARFDDLLNYLPARLTVLAVAGAAFILRLDPAASIRSVRLCAKKHESPNAGYPESAFAGALGVTLGGERSYGGVTKTVPTLGIRSGAMDAATITRAMRLMYVTASIFLAAGSVILFITEQFTTP, via the coding sequence ATGACTTTTCTGCTGATGCCTTCGGCCTTTCTGCTCGATCTTCTTTTCGGCGATCCGCAGTGGTTTCCGCACCCGGTGCGCCTGGTCGGTAAACTCGCGTCAAGCACGGAGGAGCTGTTTCGCGGCATGTCGTTTCTGCCGCTGAGGATGGCGGGCGCGCTGACGGCGGCCACGGTCATCATGGCAACTGTCGTGACAGTGCTGGCGCTTGTGGTGGCGGCGTTTCTCCTTCATCCGTTTGCTGGCGTCGTAGTGTCGGTGCTTCTGCTCTATTTCGCGATCGCGCCACGCGATCTTTACGACCACGCATCGGCGGTGAGGGATGCGCTTCGCGCAGGCGATCTTGAGCTGGCTCGCCGGAAAGTGGCGATGATGGTCGGGCGCGATACCTCATCGCTCGACGACGAAGGCGTGGCGAGAGCCGCAGTGGAGAGTGTGGCGGAAAATACGTCGGATGGCGTGACTGCACCTCTTTTTTACGGCATCCTTTTCGGCCCGGCAGGGGCGTGGCTCTACAAGGCCTCGAACACGCTCGACTCGATGTTCGGCTACCGCAACGAGCGCTACCGTGAGTTTGGGTGGGCCTCGGCGCGGTTCGACGACCTGCTCAATTATCTTCCAGCGCGGCTGACGGTTTTGGCGGTTGCGGGCGCGGCTTTTATTTTACGGCTCGATCCGGCGGCCTCGATCCGCTCGGTCAGATTGTGCGCAAAGAAGCACGAGAGTCCGAACGCGGGCTATCCCGAATCGGCCTTCGCCGGAGCGCTCGGCGTCACGCTTGGCGGTGAGCGCAGCTACGGCGGCGTCACCAAAACCGTGCCGACGCTTGGCATCCGAAGTGGCGCGATGGACGCCGCCACGATCACTCGCGCCATGCGCCTGATGTACGTTACCGCTTCAATCTTTCTCGCGGCGGGCAGCGTCATCCTTTTTATAACTGAACAGTTTACAACACCTTAA
- a CDS encoding cob(I)yrinic acid a,c-diamide adenosyltransferase, whose product MKQQKRVLLFTGNGKGKSTAAFGMLSRALGHGMKARVIQFVKAQEGVGEVLFFTRFEDVEWDHYGKGFLPTNSDSPMMEKHKRAAEFGFEEALDALASDEYDFVLLDEVCFALSKEIIPLEPLIEAIVNASDKIIVLTGRNAPQALIELADTVTEMHMVKHGYEQGLLSQAGVEE is encoded by the coding sequence ATGAAACAGCAGAAAAGGGTTCTCCTCTTTACGGGCAACGGCAAGGGCAAGAGCACGGCGGCTTTCGGAATGCTCTCCCGCGCCCTCGGCCACGGCATGAAGGCGCGCGTCATCCAGTTCGTCAAGGCGCAGGAGGGCGTTGGCGAGGTGCTCTTTTTCACACGCTTCGAGGATGTCGAGTGGGATCACTATGGCAAGGGATTCCTGCCGACCAATTCTGACAGCCCGATGATGGAGAAGCACAAGCGGGCGGCAGAGTTCGGGTTCGAGGAGGCGCTCGACGCGCTGGCCTCCGACGAGTATGATTTCGTGCTACTCGACGAGGTGTGCTTCGCGCTCTCCAAGGAGATCATTCCGCTCGAACCGCTCATCGAGGCGATTGTTAACGCCAGCGACAAGATCATCGTGCTGACGGGTCGCAACGCGCCGCAGGCGCTCATTGAGCTTGCCGACACCGTGACCGAGATGCACATGGTCAAGCACGGTTACGAGCAGGGCTTGTTGTCGCAGGCTGGCGTGGAGGAGTGA
- a CDS encoding FecCD family ABC transporter permease, with amino-acid sequence MPVKGSPKNRRRALLLVAAVPVLFALSAMLGPSGVGLPDTATVSGRAILDLRLGRFFMGMLVGAALSTSGTVFQAILRNPLAEPYVLGVSGGAGLGAAMSILIGGAFLGAVGLPLTAFAFALITLFAVYAIANQGGVPSVYSLILSGVIVSSICSSVIMFLVSTADIDGMHTVVWWMLGNLQPSSWSEQLVSLLIIAAASGALWLLAPALNVLTLGREMAHYQGLDAGLVTISSLLLSTMLAATAVSMGGMIGFVGLIVPHVMRAIFGPDHRWLIPASAIGGGAFLVLCDALARTLMAPVEIPVGVVTALAGGPFFLIVLRKKMKYAWID; translated from the coding sequence ATGCCGGTCAAGGGTTCGCCGAAGAACCGACGCCGGGCGCTCTTGCTTGTTGCCGCCGTCCCCGTGCTCTTCGCGCTGTCGGCGATGCTCGGCCCGTCGGGTGTCGGCCTGCCGGACACCGCGACCGTGTCGGGCCGCGCGATTCTCGATCTGCGGCTCGGGCGCTTTTTCATGGGGATGCTGGTCGGCGCAGCGCTTTCGACCTCCGGCACGGTGTTTCAGGCGATTCTGCGCAATCCGCTCGCCGAACCCTACGTGCTTGGCGTGAGCGGCGGCGCGGGACTTGGCGCGGCCATGAGCATTCTCATCGGCGGCGCGTTCCTTGGCGCGGTCGGCCTGCCGCTGACCGCCTTCGCCTTTGCGCTCATCACCCTCTTCGCGGTTTACGCTATCGCCAACCAGGGGGGCGTGCCGTCGGTTTACAGCCTGATTCTCAGCGGCGTGATCGTGAGCTCGATCTGTTCGAGCGTCATCATGTTTCTCGTTTCGACCGCCGACATCGACGGGATGCACACCGTGGTGTGGTGGATGCTCGGCAATCTCCAGCCCTCCTCGTGGAGCGAGCAGCTCGTTTCGCTCCTCATCATCGCCGCCGCCTCCGGCGCGTTGTGGCTGCTCGCGCCGGCGCTGAACGTGCTGACGCTGGGCCGAGAAATGGCGCACTATCAGGGGCTCGACGCCGGGCTCGTCACCATTTCAAGCCTGCTGCTCTCGACCATGCTTGCGGCCACGGCGGTCTCGATGGGCGGGATGATCGGCTTTGTCGGCCTGATCGTGCCGCACGTCATGCGGGCAATTTTCGGTCCTGACCACCGCTGGCTGATTCCCGCCTCGGCCATCGGCGGCGGCGCGTTCCTCGTGCTCTGCGACGCACTTGCCCGAACGCTCATGGCCCCGGTCGAAATTCCGGTCGGCGTCGTCACGGCGCTGGCGGGCGGCCCCTTTTTTCTCATTGTGCTCCGCAAAAAGATGAAGTATGCCTGGATCGACTGA
- a CDS encoding ABC transporter ATP-binding protein translates to MPGSTDRLKPALAFRGVTAGYKARTVLRKVDFEIAEGEFVSLIGPNGSGKSTILKTATGLLKPLEGWVEVFGREVSTLKPRERASLIGVVPQKLESPMAFTVGEIVMIGRSVRGRWGGPDAGDYDSAERAMIYTNVLDLKDRLFNQLSAGEQQRTALAMALAQEPRIIMLDESIAHLDINHSQEVLRILMNINREEKITVLLVSHDLNLAAQIADRLMLIDKGRLVCNGSPGEVMQEELLRRVYDCDLRVRQDPFSGNPVVSGVLDAALRRPPARKRLHVISGGGSGIELFRRLLIEGFDVTAGVLNRLDSDSEAARALDIPCVLEQPFSAIGGDALAEARQMVEAADGVVAGLVPFGPGNLVNLDLALAAQAAGKPVWLAAGIATRDYTPGKAAVAKARELCDGGAAEWSNIHELMARIKETWPQPEAQQ, encoded by the coding sequence ATGCCTGGATCGACTGACCGCTTGAAACCGGCCCTCGCCTTCCGGGGCGTCACCGCCGGATACAAGGCCCGCACGGTGCTGCGCAAGGTCGATTTCGAGATCGCCGAAGGGGAGTTTGTCTCGCTGATCGGCCCGAATGGCTCTGGCAAGAGCACCATACTCAAGACCGCCACCGGCCTGTTGAAGCCGCTCGAAGGGTGGGTCGAGGTGTTCGGGCGCGAGGTTTCGACGCTCAAGCCGCGCGAGCGGGCCTCGCTCATCGGTGTGGTGCCGCAGAAGCTCGAATCGCCGATGGCCTTCACGGTTGGCGAAATCGTTATGATCGGGCGCAGTGTTCGCGGGCGCTGGGGCGGGCCGGATGCCGGGGACTACGACAGCGCCGAACGGGCGATGATCTACACCAACGTGCTCGACCTCAAGGATCGCCTCTTCAACCAGCTCAGCGCGGGCGAACAGCAGCGCACGGCGCTGGCGATGGCGCTGGCGCAGGAGCCGCGCATCATCATGCTCGACGAATCGATCGCGCACCTCGACATCAACCACAGCCAGGAGGTGCTGCGCATCCTGATGAACATCAACCGCGAAGAGAAGATCACGGTGCTGCTGGTCAGCCATGACCTCAACCTCGCCGCGCAGATTGCCGACCGGCTGATGCTGATCGACAAGGGACGGCTCGTGTGCAACGGCTCGCCCGGCGAGGTGATGCAGGAGGAGTTGCTCCGGCGCGTCTATGATTGCGACCTGCGCGTGCGGCAGGATCCGTTCAGCGGCAATCCGGTGGTGAGCGGTGTGCTCGACGCGGCGCTGCGCCGACCGCCAGCGCGGAAGCGGCTGCACGTCATCAGTGGCGGCGGATCGGGCATCGAGCTGTTCCGGCGTCTTCTCATCGAAGGGTTCGACGTGACCGCCGGAGTTCTTAATCGGCTCGACTCCGATTCGGAGGCCGCCCGCGCCCTCGACATCCCCTGCGTTCTCGAACAGCCTTTCTCGGCCATCGGTGGCGACGCGCTTGCAGAGGCGCGGCAGATGGTCGAAGCGGCGGATGGCGTCGTCGCCGGACTCGTGCCTTTTGGCCCTGGCAACCTCGTCAACCTCGACCTCGCCCTTGCGGCGCAAGCGGCGGGCAAACCGGTGTGGCTGGCGGCGGGCATCGCCACGCGCGACTATACCCCCGGCAAAGCGGCGGTGGCAAAGGCCCGCGAGCTTTGCGACGGCGGCGCGGCGGAGTGGTCGAACATTCACGAACTCATGGCCCGGATCAAAGAGACCTGGCCGCAACCAGAGGCGCAGCAGTGA